Part of the Deltaproteobacteria bacterium genome, TCACCCACGGAACGCGGACGAAATACGTGAACCGCGCCGCCCATTCCCGCGATGACGGCCTTTGCCTTGAATACATAAAATTTTTCTTCGCGGGTGCTGAATCCCACTGCACCGACACAGCGGTTTCCATCCATCAGGGGCTCTACGATGAAGACCCGCTCAAAGATCTCACCGCCTGCATCCGCGATAGCGTTCTTGGCGGCCTCGGCGATGATGATCTTGTAAGACTCACCGTTGATCATGAGCTGCCAACGACCCTCGTGGACGTACTTGCCTTCTTCGTCCTTCCAGATCTTCAGGCCCCATTTTTCGAACAAGTGGACCGTGGAGTCCACATGACGGGCGATGTTGTAAACGAGGTCCTCCCTGGAAACACCCATGAGGTCCTGACGGACGTAACGGACATAGTCCTCGACCGTATTCTCCCCGTCCTTGACTCCGACGTACTGGTTAATAGCCGAGAGACCCATGGCCACCGCACCGCTTCGGTCCAACGCAGCCTTGTCAACCAGAGTGACCTTGAGTCCATGTTTCTTGGCCCAATAGGACGCCTCAGTGGCAGCCCCGCATGCAGAAAACCCACCGCCCAGAATCAGGAGGTCGGTGCTAACTTCCACGGTTTCAAAATTTGCCATATCTCTACACCTCCTCTAATGTTTAGTTTCTTGTGGGAACGGCATCGAGACCAAGAGACGCCGGCTCGGTTGCTAAGGCCTGACTGTTCAAATCATCATGAGTGGGGAAACCACCCAGAGGATCCGCGGATCCCTCGGGAGTGGTCCGGATGGGGAACTTGAATCTCTTGATAGAGCCGTCGCGGAACTTGACGGTCCACATGATATCCTCGGATCCCCTCAATGGTGTTGCGCTGGCACCCAGGGGCATGAAGTCCGCATACCCGCGGACATCCATGGCCTGCTGGGGGCAGATCTTGACGCAGCACATGCATTCCCAGCACATCTGAGGATCCCGGTTGTAGGCCTTCATCCTCTCCTTGTCCAGGACCATCAGGTCGTTAGGACAGATATACATGCACGCAGTCTTGTCTTGTCCCTTGCAGCCGTCGCATTTCTCCGTAATCACATAACTTGGCATTCCTATACCTCCTAAATGATCAGGTTAATGATATTTACAAGCGTTGCGTTGAATGTAAGAGCCGACTTCTTTGCACCCCCTTTCTTTGATGGATATTGTAAGGCAGAGACGAAAAAACAATAAATCACGCCGTCACTTGGTCTTTGCTCAGTCTTTCTTCACTTCCCCCGTCGCTGCGCCATGAAGCTTGATCTCCACTTTCTCATCAAGGTTCTGGTAGTATTCCTTAAGAACCGCAACGACTTCCGGACGGGAGAATTCCGGCGGAAGTTCCCCGCCCTCGGACAAGGTCTTCCTTACCATGGTTCCGGAGAGAAGCAGCCTGTCTTCTTTTCCGTGAGGGCAAGTCCTCATGGAGGCCATGCCTCCGCACTTATAGCAATGGAAGGTCCAGTCGATGTTCAGATTCTGGCATTTCAGTGCACCTTCAGGAATCTCGTCGAAAATCTTCTGCGCGTCAAATGGTCCGTAGTAGTCACCCACACCTGCGTGGTCACGTCCGATGATCATGTGGCTGCATCCGTAGTTCTGTCTGAAAACGGCATGAAGCAAGGCCTCCCTGGGACCGGCATACCGCATCTCCATGGGATAACCTCCCTGGACCACGGTGCCTTTCACAAAATAATTATCCACTAGGACTTGAATGGCTTTCACCCTCACATCAGCAGGGATGTCTCCCGGTTTCAGCTTGCCGACAAGCTGATGTATATAAACGCCGTCCATGATCTCCACGGCGATCTTTGCCAAAAATTCGTGGGAACGGTGCATGGGATTCCTGAGCTGAAGCGCGGCCACACGCTTCCAACCCAAATCTTCAAAGATCTTCCGGGCCTCGGCAGGCCTGTGATAAAGCCCCTTGAACTGTTCGGGGTAGTAA contains:
- the aprB gene encoding adenylyl-sulfate reductase subunit beta, translated to MPSYVITEKCDGCKGQDKTACMYICPNDLMVLDKERMKAYNRDPQMCWECMCCVKICPQQAMDVRGYADFMPLGASATPLRGSEDIMWTVKFRDGSIKRFKFPIRTTPEGSADPLGGFPTHDDLNSQALATEPASLGLDAVPTRN
- the sat gene encoding sulfate adenylyltransferase; the encoded protein is MSGLIVPHGKEERLMPLLLEGDALQAEAERAKGLKQIRMTSRETSDLIMMGIGAFTPLTGFMTKADWQGVCDKYLMADGTFWPIPITLSTDDEDVKEGDEVALVDDETGTTIGTMQITEKYTIDKEYECKAVFRTADLEHPGVQKVMNQGKYNLAGPVKVISESYYPEQFKGLYHRPAEARKIFEDLGWKRVAALQLRNPMHRSHEFLAKIAVEIMDGVYIHQLVGKLKPGDIPADVRVKAIQVLVDNYFVKGTVVQGGYPMEMRYAGPREALLHAVFRQNYGCSHMIIGRDHAGVGDYYGPFDAQKIFDEIPEGALKCQNLNIDWTFHCYKCGGMASMRTCPHGKEDRLLLSGTMVRKTLSEGGELPPEFSRPEVVAVLKEYYQNLDEKVEIKLHGAATGEVKKD